From a single Sulfolobus sp. E5-1-F genomic region:
- a CDS encoding 3-isopropylmalate dehydratase large subunit, translating into MSAKTLTEKILSRASGKDVSPGDVIEAKVDIVAFHDLTGYHVIEVMEKANMVKVFDKNKLVIAFDHLAPPPDVRSAEIQGYIRKFVKSEGIPNFYDINYGILHEIMIEQYANPGQVILAADSHTTTSGAVGAFAQGMGASDIAAAVITGKTWLVVPQPFKVVLDGRPAKWITGKDVALKLLGDFKADYFNGMALEIFVKDPLSFPMDYRATVSNMGIEMNADALMFIPDQETRRYIKEMRGYEPELVTPDNGAKYVDEYTIQLDKMEPLVAAPHSVDNVKVVNELEGTPVDQVYIGSCTNGRLSDFEIAAKIMKGKKVKSRCIAIPASYRMFKEALERGYIQTLVDAGCIVTYGTCGPCLGGHFGIAGPGENIVSTSSRNFKGRMGSNEAKVYLAGPAVAAISALEGKITDPRVL; encoded by the coding sequence ATGTCGGCAAAAACGTTAACTGAGAAAATTCTAAGTAGAGCTTCTGGAAAGGACGTCTCACCGGGAGATGTTATAGAGGCTAAGGTAGACATAGTAGCATTTCATGACTTAACTGGTTACCATGTGATTGAGGTAATGGAAAAAGCTAACATGGTCAAAGTTTTCGATAAAAATAAATTGGTAATAGCTTTCGATCATCTAGCTCCTCCTCCCGATGTAAGGAGCGCTGAAATTCAAGGATATATAAGAAAGTTCGTTAAATCAGAAGGCATTCCTAATTTTTACGATATAAACTATGGAATTTTACACGAAATTATGATAGAGCAATACGCAAACCCTGGACAAGTTATTTTAGCAGCAGATAGCCATACAACTACATCCGGTGCTGTAGGAGCATTTGCTCAAGGTATGGGAGCTAGTGACATTGCTGCAGCTGTGATAACTGGCAAAACTTGGTTAGTAGTTCCACAACCATTTAAAGTAGTTTTAGATGGTAGACCGGCTAAGTGGATAACTGGGAAAGATGTAGCATTAAAATTGCTAGGAGATTTTAAGGCAGATTACTTTAATGGAATGGCGTTGGAAATATTTGTTAAGGATCCGTTAAGTTTTCCAATGGATTATAGGGCAACAGTATCAAATATGGGAATTGAAATGAATGCTGATGCACTAATGTTCATACCAGATCAAGAGACAAGGAGATATATCAAAGAAATGAGAGGATATGAACCAGAACTGGTTACACCAGATAACGGTGCAAAATACGTTGATGAGTATACTATTCAATTAGACAAAATGGAACCTCTTGTTGCAGCTCCTCATAGTGTAGATAACGTTAAGGTCGTGAATGAATTAGAGGGTACTCCAGTAGATCAAGTTTACATAGGCTCTTGTACAAATGGTAGGCTGAGCGATTTCGAGATAGCCGCTAAAATAATGAAAGGAAAGAAGGTAAAGAGTAGATGTATCGCTATCCCCGCGTCTTACAGAATGTTTAAGGAGGCTTTAGAGAGAGGTTACATACAAACACTAGTCGATGCGGGATGTATCGTAACGTATGGAACTTGCGGACCGTGCTTAGGAGGACACTTCGGCATAGCCGGGCCTGGTGAGAACATTGTGTCAACAAGCTCCAGAAACTTTAAAGGGAGAATGGGAAGTAATGAGGCTAAAGTTTACTTAGCTGGCCCTGCTGTTGCCGCAATTAGTGCATTGGAAGGTAAGATTACAGATCCTAGGGTGTTATGA
- a CDS encoding helix-turn-helix domain-containing protein has protein sequence MQGKNEISMPDGRVADIFNVVKFLYGLSDRDIEILKLLIKSQNPLTMEEISNELNITKSVVNKSILNLEKKNIIIKEKMETSKKGRRAYTYKVNAQYLSDKLLSDLDQLVKDLKEKIAKMMGVEMEKTTSI, from the coding sequence ATGCAAGGTAAAAATGAAATAAGCATGCCGGATGGAAGAGTAGCCGATATCTTCAACGTAGTAAAATTCCTTTATGGGCTTAGCGATAGGGATATAGAAATTTTAAAACTACTAATTAAATCTCAGAATCCACTAACAATGGAGGAAATTTCAAACGAATTAAATATTACAAAATCTGTTGTAAATAAATCTATATTAAATCTTGAGAAGAAGAATATAATAATTAAAGAAAAAATGGAAACTTCTAAAAAAGGGAGAAGAGCATATACGTATAAAGTGAATGCACAGTATTTAAGCGATAAATTACTCAGTGATCTAGACCAATTAGTGAAGGATTTAAAGGAAAAGATAGCAAAGATGATGGGTGTAGAGATGGAAAAAACTACTAGTATTTAA
- a CDS encoding cryptochrome/photolyase family protein, giving the protein MLCLFMFRRDLRLDDNTGLIKALEECEKVIPAFILDPRQVGDENQYKSEFALNFMINSLNELNDELRERGSRLYVYYGVAEEVIKSLLKEVDAIYLNEDYTPFSKMRDKRIYEYCEESGKTVKSFEDYLLTTKNDFKNYRNFTTFYNAVKNKQVRKPIQNNYTNYYRNSLGDEYELPPRRGVRGGRKEALKLIDRAKHIDYSRRDFVAEDNRTFLSPHLKFGTVSVREVYYFLIDNQAIIRQLYWRDFYTLLAYYNERVFHEPLRSEYNCVEWENNQRLFRAWVEGKTGYPIIDAGMRQLQLTGDMPNRVRMLTAFFLVKVLLIDWKIGEKYFASKLIDYDPSVNNGNWQWVASVGTDYIFRVFDPWKQQITYDPEAKYIKKWVNELESYDAEIIHNVYKYTLKNYPKPIVDWRIRVNIAKRLYEICKKSKLK; this is encoded by the coding sequence GTGCTCTGTCTATTTATGTTTAGAAGGGATCTGAGGTTAGATGATAATACTGGACTAATCAAAGCTCTAGAGGAATGCGAGAAAGTCATCCCTGCATTTATACTGGATCCCAGACAAGTTGGTGATGAAAATCAGTACAAATCGGAATTTGCCTTAAACTTTATGATTAACTCATTAAATGAGCTAAATGACGAGTTAAGGGAAAGGGGATCACGGCTTTACGTTTATTACGGAGTTGCTGAAGAAGTAATAAAGAGCTTACTTAAAGAGGTTGACGCGATTTATCTAAATGAAGACTATACTCCCTTTAGCAAAATGAGAGACAAAAGAATCTACGAATATTGTGAGGAAAGTGGAAAAACTGTAAAATCTTTTGAGGATTACTTACTCACTACCAAGAACGATTTTAAAAACTATAGGAACTTCACAACATTTTACAACGCAGTGAAGAATAAGCAAGTTAGGAAGCCCATTCAAAATAATTATACGAATTACTATAGAAATTCTCTGGGAGATGAATATGAACTACCGCCTCGTAGAGGGGTAAGAGGAGGAAGAAAGGAGGCCTTGAAATTAATAGATAGAGCAAAACATATCGACTATAGTAGGAGGGACTTTGTAGCAGAGGATAACAGGACTTTTCTTTCACCTCATCTGAAATTTGGAACTGTATCCGTAAGAGAAGTTTATTATTTTCTAATAGATAATCAGGCTATAATTAGACAATTGTATTGGAGGGATTTCTATACCTTATTGGCTTACTATAATGAGAGGGTATTTCATGAACCTTTAAGAAGTGAGTACAATTGTGTTGAGTGGGAGAATAATCAAAGACTATTTCGAGCTTGGGTTGAGGGAAAAACTGGATACCCAATAATTGATGCTGGAATGAGGCAATTGCAACTAACTGGAGATATGCCAAACAGGGTTAGAATGTTGACCGCATTTTTCTTAGTTAAGGTTCTTCTAATAGATTGGAAGATAGGTGAGAAATACTTTGCAAGTAAACTAATTGACTATGATCCTTCAGTTAACAATGGGAATTGGCAATGGGTCGCCTCAGTAGGTACTGATTATATATTTAGAGTATTTGATCCCTGGAAACAGCAGATTACTTATGATCCTGAGGCAAAGTATATAAAAAAGTGGGTAAACGAATTGGAAAGCTATGACGCAGAGATTATACATAATGTGTACAAATATACTCTGAAAAACTATCCTAAACCTATAGTAGATTGGAGAATAAGGGTAAATATTGCAAAAAGGCTTTACGAGATATGCAAAAAATCTAAACTGAAATAA
- a CDS encoding acyl-CoA carboxylase subunit beta yields the protein MDIYEKPPMDKLIQDLKMLKEKVYKGGGDEKINFQHSKGKLTARERLNLLFDEGTFNEILTFATTRATEFGLDKNRFYGDGVIAGWGKIDGRQVFAYAQDFTVLGGSLGETHANKIVRAYELALKVGSPIIGINDSGGARIQEGAQSLEGYGAVFKMNVMASGVIPQITIMAGPAAGGAVYSPALTDFLIMIKGDAYYMFVTGPEITKVSIGEEVSYQDLGGAIVHATKSGVVHFVAENEQEAINITKRLLSYLPSNNMEEPPYVDTGDPGDREVQSAESIVPTDSVKPFDIRDLIYNIVDNSEFLEVHKLWAQNITVGFGRINGNVVGIVANNSAYYGGAIDIDAADKAARFIRFCDAFNIPLVNLVDTPGYVPGTDQEYKGIIRHGAKMLYAFAEATVPKITVIVRRSYGGAHIAMSIKSLGADLVYAWPSAEIAVTGPEGAVRILYRREIQSAQNPEELLKQKISEYKKLFANPYWAAEKGLIDDVIEPKDTRKVIARGLEMLRNKREFRYPKKHGNIPL from the coding sequence ATGGATATATATGAAAAACCTCCAATGGATAAATTAATTCAAGATTTGAAAATGCTAAAGGAAAAAGTGTATAAAGGTGGAGGAGATGAGAAAATAAACTTCCAGCACAGTAAAGGGAAGTTAACGGCGAGGGAGAGATTAAATCTACTATTCGATGAAGGAACCTTCAATGAAATACTGACGTTTGCTACTACTAGAGCGACTGAATTTGGGTTGGATAAGAATAGGTTTTATGGAGATGGAGTAATAGCCGGATGGGGAAAAATAGATGGTAGACAAGTTTTCGCTTATGCTCAAGACTTTACGGTACTCGGAGGAAGCTTAGGAGAAACACATGCCAATAAGATAGTTAGAGCTTATGAACTAGCCCTAAAGGTTGGTTCTCCAATAATAGGAATAAATGATTCAGGTGGTGCCAGAATCCAAGAAGGTGCACAGTCTTTAGAGGGATATGGTGCAGTGTTTAAGATGAACGTAATGGCTTCTGGAGTAATTCCCCAAATTACCATTATGGCAGGACCAGCAGCTGGAGGTGCAGTTTACTCTCCTGCTCTTACTGATTTTTTAATAATGATAAAAGGAGACGCATACTACATGTTTGTGACCGGACCAGAGATTACTAAAGTGTCAATAGGAGAAGAAGTAAGTTATCAAGACCTAGGTGGTGCAATAGTACACGCGACAAAATCTGGAGTTGTTCACTTTGTGGCCGAAAACGAACAAGAGGCAATAAACATAACTAAGAGATTACTCTCTTATTTACCTTCAAACAATATGGAAGAACCTCCATATGTTGATACCGGCGATCCAGGTGATAGGGAAGTACAGAGTGCGGAGTCAATTGTACCTACAGACTCAGTAAAGCCGTTTGACATAAGGGACTTAATATACAATATAGTTGACAATAGCGAATTCTTGGAGGTTCACAAATTATGGGCACAAAATATTACTGTAGGCTTTGGAAGGATAAATGGAAACGTCGTGGGAATTGTTGCAAATAATTCAGCGTATTATGGAGGAGCAATAGATATTGATGCTGCAGATAAAGCCGCTAGATTTATCAGATTTTGCGATGCATTTAACATACCGCTAGTAAACTTAGTTGATACCCCAGGTTATGTTCCAGGGACGGATCAAGAGTATAAAGGAATAATAAGGCATGGCGCTAAAATGTTATATGCATTTGCTGAAGCTACAGTACCGAAAATTACAGTCATTGTAAGAAGGTCTTATGGTGGTGCTCACATTGCAATGAGCATTAAAAGTTTAGGTGCTGACTTAGTTTACGCTTGGCCTTCTGCGGAGATAGCTGTAACTGGTCCAGAAGGTGCAGTTAGAATATTATATAGAAGGGAGATACAAAGTGCCCAAAATCCTGAAGAGCTATTAAAGCAAAAAATATCGGAATACAAGAAGTTGTTCGCTAATCCTTATTGGGCAGCCGAGAAAGGTTTAATAGATGATGTGATCGAGCCTAAGGACACTAGAAAAGTAATAGCTAGAGGATTAGAAATGTTAAGAAATAAAAGGGAATTCAGATATCCAAAGAAACATGGTAATATCCCTCTCTGA
- a CDS encoding ABC transporter permease, translating to MSEILLIFLASLASLGRVFLTIGLSIITGWFLGYIAIKSKVFENIYISVLEVFESVPVISFFPVVLIFFVYKIGGYIGIELAVDFLVFTAVVWNIWIGIYQAFKTVPSDLLEVSENYRLGFLGKMTKLYIPYSWPRIAANLIPSFADAFFYITVSEVFSIGSSSYHVFGIGTLIAEFTALQEYNLALEGLGVLAIFVTIFTYILRKFANYTVSKYGLDTEIKVTKRGRMRIRYTTRISNTIAPFVKLSKYVTRIGSRTTSNEEETRKNLPWRYLGIGISIFLLGLLVYGAFSTISSVPKSVWLYLVSTIPNVLFNLLIDYIRVVFIATVSLVFSIFLGYFLATRERLEKVLTPVIQTYASFPAPAYFPLLFTSTISFIHSVFGSWTNEFYVILLGFISTFYYVFYSYWLGIKNMPNQYWEIMKNYNFSFWQKLRYVIIPSTFPYIIAGLSSTINSAWGGLAIGEYWQISNSYTLQVTHGIMKNIAVATANGNVPLAAWDSLIFGIVVIIYSIFFTRKMMDLARKKYVAEEGIYLA from the coding sequence ATGAGTGAAATTCTATTGATATTTTTGGCATCTCTCGCATCACTAGGTAGGGTTTTTCTAACAATAGGTTTATCAATAATCACTGGGTGGTTTCTAGGATATATAGCAATAAAAAGTAAGGTGTTTGAAAACATTTATATTTCAGTTTTAGAAGTTTTCGAATCAGTCCCAGTTATTTCATTCTTTCCGGTTGTTTTAATATTCTTCGTATATAAGATTGGTGGATATATTGGTATAGAATTGGCTGTAGATTTTCTAGTCTTCACTGCTGTGGTTTGGAATATATGGATAGGAATATATCAAGCTTTTAAGACTGTTCCTAGCGATCTTTTAGAAGTTAGTGAAAACTACAGATTAGGCTTTCTGGGTAAAATGACAAAATTGTATATCCCTTATTCGTGGCCTAGAATAGCGGCAAATCTTATACCAAGTTTCGCTGATGCGTTCTTCTATATTACAGTTAGCGAGGTTTTCTCAATAGGTAGTTCCAGTTATCACGTGTTTGGTATAGGTACATTAATTGCAGAGTTTACTGCGCTTCAAGAGTACAATTTAGCCTTAGAGGGATTAGGAGTACTTGCAATCTTTGTAACCATATTTACTTATATATTAAGAAAATTTGCCAACTATACAGTTTCTAAATACGGGTTAGATACTGAAATAAAAGTGACGAAAAGAGGTAGAATGAGGATAAGGTATACTACTAGAATCTCAAACACGATAGCCCCTTTTGTTAAATTATCTAAATATGTAACTAGAATTGGAAGTAGGACTACAAGCAATGAAGAAGAGACTAGAAAGAACTTGCCTTGGAGATATTTGGGCATTGGAATCTCTATATTTTTGTTAGGATTATTAGTGTATGGTGCTTTCTCTACAATTTCATCGGTACCTAAATCTGTTTGGCTTTACTTAGTTTCAACCATTCCTAACGTTCTCTTTAACCTCTTAATAGACTACATAAGAGTAGTTTTTATTGCAACTGTAAGTCTAGTATTCTCAATATTTCTAGGATATTTTCTTGCAACCCGTGAAAGATTGGAAAAAGTATTGACACCGGTAATACAAACCTACGCGTCTTTTCCAGCTCCAGCGTACTTCCCATTGCTTTTTACATCAACCATAAGTTTTATTCACAGTGTTTTTGGAAGTTGGACAAATGAGTTCTACGTAATACTCTTAGGATTCATTTCAACTTTCTATTACGTTTTCTATAGCTATTGGCTTGGAATAAAGAACATGCCTAATCAATACTGGGAAATAATGAAGAACTATAATTTCTCCTTCTGGCAAAAGTTAAGATATGTAATTATACCTTCAACATTTCCATATATAATTGCAGGACTTTCAAGTACAATTAACAGCGCATGGGGAGGTTTGGCAATAGGGGAATATTGGCAAATCTCAAACAGTTATACATTACAAGTCACTCATGGTATAATGAAAAACATTGCAGTTGCTACTGCAAATGGAAATGTCCCTCTTGCCGCTTGGGATTCATTAATATTTGGAATAGTAGTAATAATTTACTCAATATTCTTCACAAGGAAGATGATGGATTTAGCCAGGAAGAAATATGTAGCAGAGGAAGGAATTTATTTAGCCTAA
- a CDS encoding biotin/lipoyl-containing protein, with product MRLFRIYSELGDTYLVSYEQTSNNIDKIKIGDKYYEVKYLGPGNRENEHLFEINGKKYYVFVESDGALIFNNQDFLRLDKVSEVPVKGEEKVEEIIRGKEGEIVSPLFGRVVKIRVKEGDAVNKGQPLLSIEAMKAETVISSPIGGIVQKILVKEGQGVKKGDILIVIK from the coding sequence ATGAGGCTGTTTAGAATTTATAGTGAATTGGGAGATACATATCTAGTATCTTATGAACAAACCAGTAATAATATTGACAAGATAAAAATAGGAGATAAATATTACGAGGTAAAATATCTAGGACCAGGTAATAGGGAAAATGAGCATTTATTTGAGATTAATGGTAAAAAATATTATGTTTTTGTGGAATCTGATGGCGCGTTAATATTCAACAATCAAGATTTCTTAAGATTAGATAAGGTAAGCGAAGTTCCTGTAAAAGGAGAAGAAAAAGTTGAAGAAATAATAAGAGGAAAAGAGGGAGAAATAGTGTCTCCATTATTTGGAAGGGTAGTTAAAATAAGAGTAAAGGAAGGAGATGCAGTAAATAAGGGTCAACCCCTATTATCCATCGAGGCAATGAAGGCAGAAACAGTAATCTCATCGCCAATAGGTGGAATTGTGCAGAAAATTTTAGTTAAAGAAGGACAAGGTGTAAAGAAAGGAGATATTTTGATCGTTATAAAATAG
- a CDS encoding ISNCY family transposase, translated as MKITSLFNRRFARVRKYLEKVKKTLGSKSLEKLLGASLIEDGSMRAKCTTAGIDYEYALRKLEEVAKVDLIEVVKELVGEHKVQLSIDDTLNEKYYAKAAWVSGHMTQFFYSRKDKTYIPAHQILVATIRDLETNEVYLIHLEIYLPQKVVNILKQEGKPVQFRTKIEIAIELIEKVRRRLNVSSIAFDSWYVNGRTLLPGVVSELKASARVTEGGRSVPVAEFPEGEFSVTYLGVPIKLIVVDNYKGCGRRYFFTTDLTMTSEEVITTWENRWDVETMIRDLKVLGLRSSSFKSVVKILGYMKLVGLVVNFLHILKYELGSHLGVKALSRYLKNVYGYFFDYKKLFRLR; from the coding sequence ATGAAAATAACGAGTCTCTTCAACAGGAGATTTGCAAGGGTAAGGAAGTACCTAGAGAAAGTGAAGAAGACGCTAGGCAGTAAATCCCTAGAGAAGTTACTGGGTGCATCTCTGATCGAGGATGGATCAATGAGGGCCAAGTGCACCACGGCTGGAATTGACTACGAATACGCCTTGAGGAAGTTAGAGGAGGTCGCTAAGGTCGATCTAATCGAAGTAGTGAAGGAATTAGTAGGGGAACACAAGGTCCAGCTCTCAATAGACGATACACTAAACGAGAAATACTACGCTAAAGCCGCGTGGGTCTCAGGTCACATGACCCAATTCTTCTACTCCAGGAAGGATAAAACCTACATCCCAGCACACCAAATCCTTGTAGCCACAATAAGAGACTTGGAAACCAACGAGGTCTACCTGATCCACCTCGAGATCTACCTACCACAAAAAGTCGTGAATATCTTGAAACAAGAAGGGAAGCCAGTCCAGTTCAGAACGAAGATCGAAATCGCAATTGAGCTGATAGAGAAAGTGAGGAGGAGGCTTAACGTTAGTTCAATAGCGTTCGATTCGTGGTACGTGAACGGGAGAACTCTTCTGCCCGGTGTTGTTTCGGAACTCAAGGCGAGCGCGCGGGTTACCGAGGGAGGTAGATCCGTGCCGGTCGCCGAGTTCCCCGAGGGAGAGTTCTCCGTCACGTACCTCGGCGTTCCTATTAAATTAATTGTAGTTGACAATTATAAAGGTTGCGGGAGGAGGTACTTCTTCACGACCGATCTAACCATGACCTCTGAGGAGGTAATAACGACTTGGGAGAATAGGTGGGATGTTGAAACTATGATAAGGGATTTGAAGGTCCTAGGCCTTAGGAGCAGTTCGTTCAAGAGCGTAGTCAAGATCCTCGGATACATGAAGCTTGTTGGACTAGTTGTGAACTTCCTCCACATCTTGAAGTATGAGCTCGGTTCCCACCTTGGTGTAAAGGCTCTCTCAAGGTACTTGAAAAACGTTTATGGATACTTCTTTGACTATAAGAAACTATTCAGACTACGATAA
- a CDS encoding acetyl-CoA carboxylase biotin carboxylase subunit, whose product MPPFNKVLVANRGEIAIRVMKAIKEMGMKAIAVYSDADKYALHVKYADEAYWIGPSPALESYLNIERIIDAAEKAHADAIHPGYGFLSENPSFVEAVEKAGMVFIGPSASVMNRIKDKLEGKMIARKAGVPTSPGPLRPIESVEEALKIAEEIGYPIMLKAAGGGAGVGIIKVDNPSELTEAFERSKRLAYSAFGRGEIYIEKAAIKPKHIETQLIGDKYGNYVVAFERECTIQRRNQKLIEEAPSPSIKEEERKEIIEASIRFGKEINYFTLGTMEFVFSPVTREFYFLELNKRVQVEHTVTEFITGIDLVKLQIRLATGEYLPFSQEDLKIRGHAIQFRINAEDPLNNFTPQSGYITYYKEPTGPGVRVDSGIEVGSWVPPYYDPLVSKLIVYGQSRDYAIQVGLRALNDYKIGGVKTTIPLYKLILQDPDFWEGNFTTAYISEKMEYFTAKLKEEQEMQIAIAISIYNRTLIKKKKTEQRLPISTNKSNWKTYGIISQSSPRVLW is encoded by the coding sequence ATGCCACCCTTTAATAAAGTTCTTGTAGCCAATAGAGGAGAAATTGCCATAAGAGTTATGAAAGCCATAAAGGAAATGGGAATGAAGGCAATTGCTGTATATTCCGATGCTGATAAATACGCCCTCCATGTGAAATATGCGGATGAAGCCTATTGGATAGGGCCATCACCAGCCTTAGAAAGTTACCTAAATATTGAAAGAATTATTGATGCAGCGGAAAAAGCTCATGCTGATGCTATACACCCTGGCTACGGATTCCTCTCTGAAAATCCATCATTTGTAGAAGCTGTTGAAAAAGCTGGAATGGTATTCATAGGACCTTCTGCTTCTGTAATGAATAGAATAAAGGATAAATTAGAAGGAAAGATGATAGCTAGAAAAGCTGGTGTTCCTACATCTCCTGGACCTTTAAGACCGATTGAGAGCGTAGAAGAAGCATTAAAGATTGCTGAAGAAATAGGATATCCCATAATGTTAAAGGCTGCTGGAGGTGGAGCAGGAGTAGGCATTATAAAGGTTGATAATCCTAGCGAACTAACTGAAGCTTTTGAAAGAAGCAAAAGATTAGCCTACTCTGCCTTTGGTAGGGGAGAAATTTACATAGAAAAGGCAGCTATAAAACCAAAACACATTGAAACTCAATTGATAGGAGATAAGTATGGAAATTACGTTGTAGCTTTTGAAAGAGAATGCACAATTCAAAGAAGAAATCAGAAGTTGATTGAAGAAGCTCCCTCCCCGTCCATTAAAGAAGAGGAAAGAAAGGAGATTATAGAAGCATCAATAAGATTTGGGAAGGAAATTAACTACTTTACTTTAGGTACTATGGAGTTTGTATTTTCACCCGTAACCAGGGAATTTTACTTTTTAGAACTAAATAAAAGAGTTCAAGTAGAGCATACGGTTACGGAATTCATAACTGGAATTGACTTAGTTAAATTACAGATAAGACTAGCTACTGGTGAATATTTACCTTTTTCCCAAGAGGACTTGAAAATAAGAGGACATGCAATACAATTTAGAATCAACGCTGAGGATCCATTAAACAACTTCACACCCCAATCTGGATACATTACTTATTATAAGGAACCAACTGGTCCCGGTGTGAGAGTAGATAGTGGTATAGAAGTTGGTTCATGGGTTCCACCATATTACGATCCCCTTGTTTCCAAGTTAATTGTTTATGGACAAAGTAGAGATTACGCCATTCAAGTTGGATTAAGGGCTTTAAACGATTATAAAATAGGAGGAGTTAAAACTACAATTCCATTATATAAGTTGATTTTACAAGATCCCGACTTCTGGGAAGGTAACTTTACTACTGCATATATATCTGAGAAAATGGAGTACTTTACGGCCAAATTAAAAGAAGAACAAGAGATGCAAATTGCAATCGCTATCTCCATTTACAATAGGACATTAATAAAGAAGAAAAAGACTGAACAAAGACTACCCATCTCGACTAATAAAAGCAATTGGAAAACTTATGGTATTATATCGCAATCCTCTCCAAGGGTGTTGTGGTAA
- a CDS encoding 3-isopropylmalate dehydratase small subunit, whose product MIIEGPVIKFGDKIDTDIIIPARYLKYTDPQYLAQHAMEPLDPEFYKKASKGVIIVAGKVFGMGSSREQAAIALKAAGVKAIIAESFARIFYRNAINNGLPVITLSNCTKEINENSYVKINVETGEIIVDNKVLKGKGITGMALEILESGGIMEYLKKMQTVNRN is encoded by the coding sequence ATGATAATAGAAGGTCCAGTAATTAAGTTTGGTGACAAAATAGATACTGATATAATAATTCCAGCTAGGTACTTAAAATATACTGACCCACAGTATTTGGCTCAGCACGCTATGGAACCATTAGATCCAGAATTTTACAAGAAGGCATCAAAGGGTGTTATAATAGTAGCGGGTAAAGTATTTGGAATGGGATCCTCAAGAGAACAAGCTGCCATAGCCCTTAAGGCTGCTGGAGTCAAGGCAATAATCGCTGAGTCGTTCGCTAGAATATTCTATAGGAATGCGATTAATAATGGTTTGCCAGTTATAACGTTGTCAAATTGCACTAAGGAGATAAATGAAAACAGTTATGTTAAAATTAACGTGGAGACTGGTGAAATCATAGTTGATAATAAGGTGCTTAAGGGAAAGGGCATAACTGGAATGGCATTAGAGATACTGGAATCTGGAGGAATAATGGAATATCTAAAGAAGATGCAGACAGTAAACCGAAACTAA
- a CDS encoding ABC transporter ATP-binding protein, with the protein MYTKDRELIAIVGPSGIGKSTLLRVLGGFVKPLKGEIRLLGKKVTSPTPKITLIHQSIATFPWLTALENVKLGLKYRKLPKEEEDRLAKHMLEVVGLQGFEDFYPKQMSGGMRQRIAIARALAANPLVLLMDEPFSHLDELTAEGLRQEVHSMLFNESTTLHSVVLVSHNLSEVVELADRVYVLNGRPATVIGEVEIKLERPRNPKDESFQEYLDILYALLTPVKKGGNSNE; encoded by the coding sequence ATGTACACTAAAGATAGGGAGCTTATAGCTATAGTAGGTCCATCTGGGATTGGTAAATCAACACTACTAAGAGTACTAGGAGGATTTGTAAAACCCCTTAAAGGGGAAATTAGACTATTAGGAAAAAAGGTAACTAGCCCGACGCCAAAAATTACACTTATACATCAATCAATAGCTACTTTTCCTTGGTTAACTGCATTGGAAAATGTTAAACTGGGTTTAAAATATAGGAAATTACCTAAAGAAGAAGAGGACAGATTAGCTAAGCACATGCTAGAGGTAGTAGGACTTCAAGGTTTTGAGGATTTTTACCCAAAACAAATGAGCGGAGGAATGAGACAAAGAATAGCAATAGCTAGAGCTTTAGCCGCTAATCCATTAGTGCTTTTAATGGACGAACCGTTTTCACACTTAGATGAGTTAACTGCAGAGGGTTTAAGGCAAGAAGTACATTCGATGCTATTTAATGAGTCTACTACACTTCATAGCGTAGTCTTAGTATCTCATAACCTGAGTGAAGTGGTAGAGTTAGCTGATAGAGTTTACGTTCTAAACGGAAGACCAGCTACAGTAATTGGAGAGGTAGAAATAAAATTGGAAAGGCCAAGAAATCCAAAGGATGAAAGTTTTCAAGAGTATTTAGATATACTTTACGCCCTCTTAACCCCAGTAAAGAAAGGAGGGAATAGCAATGAGTGA